The proteins below come from a single Gordonia pseudamarae genomic window:
- a CDS encoding MFS transporter, with the protein MAIDHQSSHQRAEAAPSAPRADRRTWVGLAVLTLPVMLVSMDVSVLYLAIPAITSALDPSASEQLWILDIYGFLLAGLLITMGNVGDRIGRRKILLAGAVLFGVASTIAAFAPSAGVLIAARALMGLGGATLLPSSLSLIANMFVHARDRGLAIGVWTAVFAGGSAVGPVVGGVLMHHFWWGSVFLINVPVVIVLLLVGPRLVPEFRAGATGPFDVLGVVLSMAGILPLMYAIKTMAAHGFSVGTLLIGITGLALLVAFLVHQKRTPHPLLDLSLFSNPMFSGSVAVALTGMMALGGMSYLTGVYLQSVLNMDVLAAAIAGLPMACAVAVFSVGAAKVASVVGTRSAFVGSVVLTAIGAAGVLALGVNSPVWTYVVFTSIAGVGFGIQFSLVSEVVVGSVPPERSGAASSISETCFELGTALGLGLLGSLATLTFRAGSGGNESGGHEFGDTLGDTMHTADGLGTSGQALADAARQAFVDGMHVAASVTAIMLTVVAVVLVFVMRPAARPVVEEPIAA; encoded by the coding sequence ATGGCCATCGACCACCAGAGCAGTCACCAGCGCGCCGAGGCGGCACCCTCCGCCCCCCGCGCCGACCGCCGCACCTGGGTGGGCCTGGCCGTGCTCACCCTGCCGGTGATGCTCGTGTCGATGGACGTGTCCGTCCTCTACCTGGCCATCCCCGCGATCACCTCGGCGCTCGACCCGTCCGCGTCCGAACAGCTGTGGATCCTCGATATCTACGGCTTCCTGCTCGCCGGCCTGCTCATCACCATGGGCAATGTCGGCGACCGCATCGGCCGCCGCAAGATCCTGCTGGCCGGTGCCGTGCTGTTCGGGGTCGCCTCGACGATCGCCGCGTTCGCACCCAGCGCGGGTGTGCTCATCGCGGCCCGCGCGCTGATGGGCCTGGGCGGCGCCACCCTGCTGCCGTCGAGCCTGTCGCTGATCGCGAACATGTTCGTCCACGCCCGTGACCGGGGCCTGGCGATCGGCGTCTGGACTGCGGTGTTCGCCGGTGGCAGCGCCGTCGGGCCGGTCGTCGGCGGCGTGCTCATGCACCACTTCTGGTGGGGTTCGGTGTTCCTCATCAACGTGCCCGTGGTCATCGTGCTGCTGCTGGTCGGGCCGCGCCTGGTGCCGGAGTTCCGTGCCGGCGCGACCGGGCCCTTCGACGTCCTCGGGGTCGTCCTCTCGATGGCGGGCATCTTGCCGCTGATGTATGCGATCAAGACAATGGCCGCACACGGATTCTCGGTCGGCACCCTGCTGATCGGGATCACCGGCCTCGCCCTGCTGGTCGCGTTCCTGGTGCACCAGAAGCGCACCCCGCACCCACTGCTGGATCTGTCGCTGTTCAGCAACCCGATGTTCAGCGGATCGGTCGCGGTCGCCCTCACCGGCATGATGGCCCTGGGCGGCATGTCGTACCTGACCGGCGTCTACCTGCAGTCGGTCCTGAATATGGATGTGCTGGCGGCCGCGATCGCCGGCCTGCCGATGGCCTGCGCGGTGGCGGTCTTCTCCGTCGGCGCCGCGAAAGTGGCATCCGTGGTCGGCACCCGCTCCGCGTTCGTCGGCTCAGTGGTGCTCACCGCCATCGGGGCGGCCGGCGTGCTCGCGCTCGGCGTCAACAGCCCCGTATGGACCTACGTCGTGTTCACCAGCATCGCGGGCGTCGGTTTCGGTATCCAGTTCAGTCTGGTCTCCGAGGTCGTCGTCGGGTCGGTGCCGCCGGAACGTTCCGGTGCGGCCTCCAGCATCTCCGAAACGTGCTTCGAACTCGGCACCGCACTCGGACTGGGGCTGCTCGGTTCGCTGGCCACCCTCACTTTCCGCGCGGGGTCCGGTGGCAACGAATCCGGTGGGCACGAATTCGGTGACACGCTCGGTGACACGATGCATACCGCCGACGGCCTCGGCACATCCGGCCAGGCGCTCGCCGACGCCGCCAGACAGGCGTTCGTCGACGGTATGCATGTGGCGGCATCGGTCACCGCGATCATGCTGACGGTGGTTGCCGTGGTGCTCGTGTTCGTGATGCGGCCCGCCGCCCGGCCGGTGGTCGAGGAGCCGATCGCTGCCTGA
- a CDS encoding nitroreductase family protein, translating into MHELITGRWSARGYDPTATISTADLTEILQAGRWAATWGKVQPVRFIVGVRGDVTFTAMTELLTRGNKPWAPDAAALIMVCTTDNPDDAKAHDYGAVDLGLAVAQMSIQAQALGINTHPMAGFDTAGARARFALPEDSRAMVILAVGRLSDDPSTLSPEVRERDSAPRKRLPLNEIAFAETWGQAFAAQP; encoded by the coding sequence GTGCATGAACTGATCACAGGCCGCTGGAGTGCCCGCGGCTACGACCCCACGGCCACCATCTCCACAGCCGATCTCACCGAGATCCTGCAGGCCGGCCGGTGGGCCGCCACCTGGGGTAAGGTGCAGCCGGTCCGGTTCATCGTCGGGGTTCGCGGTGACGTGACATTCACGGCGATGACGGAGCTGCTGACCAGGGGAAACAAGCCATGGGCGCCGGACGCGGCGGCACTGATCATGGTATGCACCACCGACAACCCTGACGACGCGAAGGCCCACGACTACGGCGCCGTCGACCTGGGGCTGGCGGTGGCCCAGATGAGCATCCAGGCACAGGCACTAGGTATCAACACGCATCCGATGGCCGGTTTCGACACCGCGGGTGCGCGAGCGCGATTCGCCCTGCCCGAGGACAGTCGGGCGATGGTCATCCTGGCCGTCGGCCGCCTATCCGACGACCCGTCGACACTCAGCCCCGAAGTGCGCGAACGGGATTCGGCACCCCGAAAACGACTTCCGCTCAACGAGATCGCCTTCGCCGAGACCTGGGGGCAGGCATTCGCAGCACAGCCATGA